In Phycisphaerae bacterium, the genomic stretch CGGCTGCGCGGACGGAGTCCTCGAGGAACCGGTACAGGGCGCCGCAGTCCACGCCGCTGGAGACCGAGAACGAGGCGGTTTCCTCGGGCAGGTAGTGCGTGCAGTCCGTCACGGGCGGGCGCTGCCCCAAAACCGCGTAGAAGGGGTTCTTGCGGGCATCCGACACCAGGACGGCCAGCGATTCCATGTGGGTCGCGTAGCCCTCGGTGCGCTCCACCGTCGCCGCGTAGTCCATGATGCGCATCGTGGAGGTCACGCGGTCCAGGAAGTGCCGCACGACGGACAGTTCGTCGGTGGCGCTGCGCGCGCCGCGCGCCGCGGCCTGCTTGCGGGCGTTGGCCAAGGCCGCCGCAAAACGCTCGCTGCCGCGCAGGCTCTCCAAGTCCGGGTCCTTGGCGATGTGCCGCGGGCAGTAGAAACCGCCCGCGACGGCCTTCTCGAGATAGTCCAGCGCCGTGCTGGTGTGCCCGAGCAGCGCGTGGAAGCAGGCCAGGTCGTACAGCACGCGGGAGTCCTGCGGCGCGACCGCGAAAGCCTGCTCGGCCAGCTTCAGCCCCTGCTCGTACTCCTTCTGTTCGTAAGCCTGCCAGGCCTGCAGGTGCAGTTGATAGGCCTCGCCGGTCTTGGCGGAATTCTCGATGACATCTTCGGCGCGATACTCATCAGCCAGCTCGCCGGCCCGGGCCAGCGCCGCCTTGTAGCGCGGCTCGTCGCGCAGGCTCTCGAGATCCGAGTCGGTGGAGATCTTGGTCGGCGCGTAGAAACCGGCGTTGACGGCCTGCTCCAGCCAGTCCAGCGCCTCGGTCGGCTTACCGTTCAGGGCGCTGAAGCACGCCAGGTTGTACAGAATGATCGGGCTCTTGGGACTGATCTCATAGGCCTTCTGCGTGCAGGCCAGCGCCTGGGCGTAGTCGCGCTGCCGGTACGCCTGGATCGCTTGCGAGGTCAGCGCGCTCGCCTTCGGCTCCATGCTCCAGTCCAGCGGCAGGTCTTTGGGCGCCCCGGCGACACTGAAGACACCCTCCATCATGGTCTGCATGGACGTGGCCAGCGCCTGCATGTCAAAAAACGTCATGCTGTCTTCGGCCTGTGGCAGCTTGGCAAATGCGGCCTTGAAGCGCGGGTCCGCGCCGACGGCCGTCTTCGACCCGCTCTTGTTGATCAGTTCGAGCACGTCATCCAGCAGCGGCTCGCCCACCGCAATGATGATGATGTCGTCGCGCAGCGCCAGCGCGGCCGGCGCCGCGGGCACTTCGCTGGCCCACGCAGTCAGGCTCATCGTGGTGACCGACGCACCATGACGCTGGCCGCGCTCGAGCGCGAGCGCCTCCGCGCCGCTCAGCCGGTTGATCTCCTCCACGATCGCGCCCAGGATCGCCTCCAGCCCCGTGAAATTCTGCGCGGCCCCCTCCGGAGTGCCGCGCAGGAGCCAGACCATCTGCGGCATCACGGCGACCCCCTGGCCGCCGATCTTGAGTGGCTGCGCCAGCCGCTCGGCAAATACCATCTCCTTCCCCGCCAACTGCTCCCAGTCGACGCCGGCCAGCAGTTGCGTCGCGCGGTCCTTGAGCCGCATGAACTCCGCCTTCTGGTCACCCTGGAAAAGGGTGCCGAGCAGCTCGAGCAAATCGGTGCCCACGCCACTCTGACGCAGGGCCGTGAAGACCTCGTCCCAGTAACGGTCGAGAAAGTCGCGCTCGGGGTTGTGCCGCCCCGCAACGAACAGGAACACGTCGTTCGGCACGTACCCGGCCAGCGTGAACTCCGCCCGGTTGGATTCCGCCGGCGGCGCCGGGATCACGGTCAGCAGGGTGCTGATCAACACGCCACCCCAGTAGTGTGCGATGAGATTCATGGTCCGGGCTCCTTGTCTACGGCGAGTGCCGGTCGTGTGTGCGTGTCACCCGCGCTGCAGGTCACGCGGCGCCCGGCACGGGCCAGGCGGCGTACCTAATCCGCAATGCGCCGTTGCGCCGCCGCGCGCCTCAGTGTCACCGGAATTTGTGGTACCCCGTGCGGCCGCGGGATGGCCGCCGGCTCAGCCCCCGTCGCGGGCCGCGCCGGACAGGGCTTCGAGCTTCTGGCGCCACTCGGTCGCCTGGGCCGGCTTGCCCCAGGTCTCATAAAGTCGCACGACCCGGCTCACGGCCCGGCGCTGGTTGTCGACGGGTACCCCCTCGCGCGCCACCAGGGCCGCGCACGCCCCCAGCAGCAGCGGCTCCGCCTCCGCGAGCTTGCCGCTCGCCGCGAGCGCGGCCCCCAACTGGCTGTTGGTTTCGGCAATCAGCCAACTGCCCGCGGGCAACGACTTTTCCCGCAGGGCGACGCACCCGCGCAGGAGCGCGACGGCCTCGTCGTAGCGCCCGTCGCGCAGGAGCGCTTCGCTGCGGCGGACGACGTCCGCGCCGGGCGCCGGGTGGATGTTGAGCGCGGGGCCCAGCCGCGCCGCCAGCCCCTCCCAGGACGCGCTGGCCGCCGCGACGAAATCGCCGCTCTCGAAGAGGTACTCAGCGAGCTGCGCCTCGAGCTCCTTGCGGTCGTACGGCCCGCCCGCCCGGGCCTGGGCGAGCGCGCGCCGCTGCGCGTCGACGGCCTGCCGCAGGTCGCCATTCGCCCGGTATGCCAGGGCCAGCGTCTCCAGCAGCCCCGCGTCCTGGCCGCCGTCCAGCTCGACGGCACGCCGGGCGACCGGGAGGGCCGCCTGAGCATCACGCAGATCGGCCGGCTCGCAGTGCAGCAGCTCCCAAGCATAGGCGTGCAGCGCGGCTGCATCGGCCGTGGGACGCTCCGCCGCGCGCTGCAGCCGGGCGAGACGCTCGGCGATCAGCGGGCGGATCGCGTCCAAATTGCCCGCCACCTGCAGGACCCGCAGCAGGTTGTTCATCGCGATCAACGTCCGCGGATGGTCGGTCCCCAGGACCTGACAATCGATTTCATAGGCCCGGCGGAAGACCGCCTCGGCCGCGGCGCTGTCGCGCTGGTCCTCCCGAAGCAGCCCGAGGTTGGTCAGCACATCCGCGGTGGTCGGGTGCTCTTCGCCAAGCGTGCGGCGGCTCAGGTCGAGTGCCCGCTGCAGCAGGCGCTCGGCTTCGTCGAGCCGGCCGAGTACCCGACAAACTGCGCCGAGATGCGCCGCGGACTCGATCGTCTGGCGATCTTCCTCGCCAAGCACGCGCTGCTGGATGCCCAGCGTCTGGCGGTGAATGACCTCTGCTTCCTCGAACCGGCCCGGACCCCAAAGCGCCAGCGCGAGCTCGGTCATCGTCGCCAGCGTGTCCGGGTGCTCTTCGCCCAGCACCCGCCGCTGCGTCGCTGCCGTGGCGCGCAGGAGCGCTTCGGCCTCGGCGAACTGGCCGCGGACGCGCAGCACGCCGGCCAGCGCACGGCTGGCCCGCAGCGTCTCGTGGTGCTCCGCGCCCAGCACGCGCACTTGGGTCTCCTGCGCGGCCCGCAGGTGCGTCTCGGCGACCGGGTACAGCCCGAGGGCGGCGTACGTCTCACCGAGGGTCATGCGGATCGCCGCCTCGACTTCCGGCTGCGCGGCCAGGGCGCCCTGCTCGATCTTGCGGGCCGCCTCGTCCAGCGCGTAGCGCACGCTGACCTCGCGGCCCAGCGCCTGGCTCGGATCGACCGACCGCAGCATCTCCTGGAGAAACGCGTTGATGGTCGCGGACCGGTCGGCCTGCTTCCGGGCCTCGGCGGCGGCCGCCTCGGCGCGCACCTGGTGCTCCTGGGCCCTGACGCGCGCCTGCTGGGCCGCGTCGCGCTCAAACTCCAGCGCGTCGCGGGCGCGATTCACCTGGATCAGCGCCGTCGTCGCGAGCGAGAGCCCACTCAGCAGCGCCGCAATGACGATCGCACTCGCCAGCACACCGACCCGGTGCCGCCGGATGAACTTGCCCACGCGGTACGTGACGCCCGGCGGGCCGGCGACCACCGGTTCGTGCCGCAGGTGCCGCTCGATGTCGTCCGCCAGGTCCTTGGCCGTGGCATAGCGCCGCGTGCGGTCCTTCTCGAGCGCCTTCATCGTGATCCAGTCCAGATCGCCGTGCAGCAGGCGCGGCAACGCGGCCGGCAGGCACTGCCGACGGACGGCGATGTCCGGGCCCCGGGCGAGCAGAGTCTGGACGCGCAGGGTCAGCTTGGGCGGCTCGACCTCGCGAATAATCCGCTTGATTTCGTCAAACGACGATTGCCGCAGCGTGGCCGAATCGAACGGCGTCGCCCCGACCAGCAGCTCGTACAGCAACACGCCCAGTGAATAAATGTCGGTGCGCGTGTCGACATCCAGCGCGCCGCCTGCGAGCTGGTCCGGGCTCATGTACTCGGGCGTGCCGAGGAATTGCTGGAACCCGGTGAAGAGCGTCTTCTCGGTGAGCCGCTGGCTGGTCGCCTTGGCAATGCCGAAGTCGATGACCTTCGCGACCGGCTGGTCGTCCTGGATCGTCACCAACACGTTGCTGGGCTTCAGGTCGCGGTGAATGATGCCCTTCTGGTGCGCGTGCTGGATCGCATGGCAAACCGGCAGGAACAGGCGCAGCCGCTCCGCCAGCGGCAACTTGTGCTCGTCGCAGTAGTTGGTGATCCGCACCCCCTTCACCAGCTCCATCACGAAGTACGGCCGGCCGGCCTCGGTCGCGCCGCCATCGAGCACGCGGGCAATGTTCGGGTGATCCATCAGCGCCAGCGCCTGCCGCTCCGCTTCGAAGCGGGCGATGACCTCGCGCGTGTCCATGCCCAGCTTGATGATTTTCAGCGCGACCTTCCGGCGAACCGGCTGCTCCTGCTCGGCCAAGTAGACAACGCCGAAGCCGCCCTCCCCGATTTCCTGCAACAGCCGGTAATGACCGATCCGCGTCCCGATCAACTCGTTGGTGGGTTGGCTTTTCAGGGTCGCGTCCGGGTCGACGGCGGGCACGTCCAGGAACGAGCCGACGCGCTCGTGCGCGCTGAGCAATCCCTCGACGTGCGCGCGCAGTGCGGAATCGTCGCCGCACGCCTCAGCGAGGAACGCGCTCCGCTCGGCCCAGGAGTCCTTCTCCAACGCCGCACAGAACAGGCTCTCCAGCTTTTCGTGATCCCGCGTCGCCACTACCTCGTTCCCGCCTTGCTCCCTGTCGCCGCACCGGGACGGTTCCCGGGGCCGCGGCCTGCCTCCACGACATCATGCGCCGCCACGATCAGCGGCGCCTCAGTCCCTTATGTCTTCGCTTCGGGCTGGTCGCCCTTCGCCACCTCGTAATACAACCACGTGCGGGCGAACGTCCAATATCGATCAGCCGTCGCCCGCGAAATGCCCAGCACCCGCCCCGCCTGCTCCACGGTCAGGCCCGCGAAGTAACGCAGCTTCACCAGCTCGGCTTTCACGGGGTCCTCGCCACTCAGCTTCCCCAGCGCCTCGTCGAGCGCCACGAGGTCGATCGAGTCGGGCATGACGATCGCATCCGCTTCGTCGATCTCTCGGCCCGGTCGCCCCCCGCCGCGCTTGATTCGCGCCTTCCGCCGCGCACACTCGACCAGGATCCGCCGCATCGCCTCGGCCGCCGCCGTGAAGAAATGCGCGCTGTTGTCGAATTCCGCCCCACTACCGCCCAGCAACCGCAGGTACGCCTCGTGCACCAGCGCCGTCGCCTGGAGCGTCTGGCCCGGCCGCTCATGCGCGAGCTTCGCCGCCGCCAGCCGGCGCAGCTCGTCGTAGACCGCGACCAGGAGCCGGTCCACCGCGGCCCGGTCGCCCCTTCGCAGTTCTTCGAGAATGCGCGTGACTTCGGTCATGGGTCGCCCGTCGTACCCGGCCGTGCAGCGTTGGGCCTCGTCTTCAGAGTCTGCCCCAAGCGAGCGCGGGATGCAACCCAGCCGGCCCCTGCCGCGGATCAGTCATCCGGCCCGGTCCGCCGCCGCAAACACCGCCGCGATGTCGCCGCCCGTCCCCACCCCTTCCACGAACCGGCGGAATAGGTAGCCGGCGTCATGCGGCCCGGGGCTGGCCTCCGGGTGGAACTGGACGCAGGCGATGCGGTGGTCGCGGTGGAGATAGCCTTCGAGGCTGCCGTCATTGAGATTCACATGCGTGACAGTGCCGCCGGCACGCTCCAGCGACGCGGCATCCACCGCAAAACCGTGGTTCTGGCTCGTGATCTCGACGCGCCCGCTGACGCGGTTGAGCACGGGCATGTTGGCCCCGTGATGGCCAAAGCTCAGCTTGTAGGTCTGCGCCCCCATGGCCAGCGCCAGAAGCTGGTGCCCCAGACAGATGCCCAGCATCGGCACCGCACCCAGCAGGCTCCGCAGCGTGGCAATCAGATCGGTCACCGCCGCCGGATCGCCGGGTCCGTTGCCCACCAGCAGCCCGGCGGGCCGCAGCGCGCGGATCTCGGCAGCGCTGGCCGACGCGGGAACGACCGTGAGCAAGCCACCCCACTCGGCCAGGTGCCGCAAAATGTTGTGCTTGATTCCGCAATCGAGGGCAACGATGCGCGCGGCTGCCGTCGGGCGCGGCGGGGCAGGTTCATCGCCGAGTCGCACCAGCGGCTGATCCCACGCGGCGACCTCTTTCGTCGCGACCTGTGGAACGAGGTTCGCACCGCTCATCGGCTCGGCGGCCTGCGCCCGGCGCACCAACTCCAGATCGTCGTCGATCTCCGTGGACAGCACGCCGCGCAACGCCCCGCTGATCCGCAGCCGGCGTGTCAGCGCCCGCGTGTCGACATCGGCCAGGCCGACGATGCCGTGTTTCGCCAGGAAATCGTCCAGGGCGCGCGTCGCGCGGTAGTTGCTCGGTCGCCGGGGCAGCTCCTTGATGACCACGCCGGCGAGGAACGGCTCCCGCGCCTCGAAGTCCTCCGGATTGATGCCGGTGTTGCCCAGCAGCGGATACGTCATGGTCACGATCTGTCGGCAATACGACGGATCGGTAAACACTTCCTGGTAGCCGGTCAGGGCGGTGTTGAAGACGACCTCGCCAGCGCGTGTGCCCGCCGCGCCGAAGGCCTGCCCGGCGAAGATGCAGCCGTTCTCCAGGGCGAGCTTGCAGCGCATCAGTGCACTCCCTCCGGTGCCGCGACCACCGCGCGGGCCGGCCAGCCGCCGCTGAGATAGTCCTGCAGCGCCGCGACCTCCATCTTCTGCGCCCGCAAGGCCTTGATGGCATCGACCGCGGCGCGGGCCCCGGCCAGCGTCGTAATCAGCGGAATGCCCAGGCGAATGGACGCGACCCGCCAGCGGCCTTCTTCCGTCGCGCTGCCCGTGTGGATCGGCGTGTTGATCAGCAGATCGAGCTCGCGGGCGTTGATCTTCTCGAGCAGGAACGGCGCACCCCGCCCGTCATGCTTGGAAACCAGCACCGCCGGAATGTGATGCTCCAGCAGCACGTCGCGCGTCTTCAGCGTCGAGAAGATCTCGAATCCCAGCTCGTGCAGCTCGCGCGCAATCGAGATGACGCGCGGCTTGTCGGCGTCGCACACGCTGACCAGCACCCGCCCCGTCGTCGGCAGCCGCAGCCCCGCCGCCAGCAGCGCCTTCGCAAACGCCAGCGCATAGCTCGGATCGATGCCCATGACTTCGCCGGTGCTCTTCATCTCCGGCCCCAGCGCAAAGTCCACCGTCTGCAGCTTCTTGAACGGAAACACCGGCGCCTTCACCGCGAAATGACGCGGCGCCGCCGCGGACGTGGCCCGTGCATCGGCGCGCCGCCCGGCCGGCGTGCCCGCGACCACCGTCGCCGCGGGGAGATTCGTGCGCGCCAGGGCCTCGTCGAGCGAGCGGCCCAGCATCACCTGCGTCGCGATCTGCGCCCACGGCACGCCCGTGGCCTTGCTCACGAACGGAATCGTTCGCGACGCGCGCGGGTTGACCTCGATCACGTAGACCGTACCGCCCTGAATCGCGAACTGCACGTTCATCAGCCCGCACACGCCCAGTCGGCGGGCCATGACTTTCACCTGGTACTTCAGCTCGTCCACCAGCGCCGGCGACAGCGAGTACGGCGGCAGCACGCAGCAACTGTCGCCGCTGTGTATGCCGGCCTCCTCGATGTGCTCCATGATGCCGCAAATGTCGCAGCGCCCACTGGACGGATCGCGCCCCGGGTAGCCGTAGTCGGCGATCGCGTCCACGTCCACCTCGATCGCATCGAGCAGGAATTTCTCGATCAGGATCGGGCTCGACCGGCTGAGTTGCACCTCGCGATCCGTCGCCCCCAGCGCGCCGTCGATGTAGCGGTTCACGTCGCCCGCGTGGTTGCAGACCTGCATGCCGCGCCCGCCGAGCACGTACGACGGTCGGACCAGCACGGGGTAGCCGAGCCGCTCGGCGACCTCCGCCGCCTGGCCGCGCGAGAACGCGATGCCGTTCGCCGGCTGCCGCAGGCCCAGTTCCTGCAGCATCTGCTGGAAACGCTCGCGGTCCTCCGCCAGGTGAATGCTGCCCGGCGTCGTCCCGAGGATCGGCACGTGTGCCTCCTGCAGCCCGGCGGCGAGGTTCAGCGGCGTCTGCCCGCCGAACTGGACGACGACGCCCACCACGCGATTGCCTGTCGCGTTGGCGCCGAACGGCTGGCCGTTCAAGCGCTCGCAAATGTTGAGCACGTCCTCATGCGTGAGTGGCTCGAAGAACAGCAGGTCGCTGATGTCGTAGTCCGTGCTGACCGTCTCCGGGTTCGAGTTGATCATTACCGTCTCGAAACCCTGGGCGCGCGCCGCCAGCGCCGCGTGCACGCAGCAGTAATCGAACTCGATCCCCTGCCCGATGCGGTTTGGCCCGCCGCCGAGGATCACGACCTTCGGCTTGTCCGTCGCGCGCAGCTCGTCGTCATGCAACTCGACCAGCACGTGCTCGTCGTCGAGCGGACGGGCGCGATACGCACCATCGATGCCCAGCCCGCGAATCGCCACCCCCAGGTCCGTCTTGCGGCCCGACTCGTGCAGGCGGCGCAGCTCGCGGACGGCGTCCGCACTGCGGACCACCTGTGCCAGCGGACGTTCGTGCGTCGAGTAGTAGTACGGCGTCTGCGCCTCGAACTCCGCCGCGCACGTGTCCACCAGCTTGAACTTCGGCCGGTCGAGCTGCTGCCGCAACCGCCGCAGCGCCGCCGCCTCCAGCCGCCAGATGTGCCCGAGCTGCGCGTCGCTGTAGCCGCGCGCCTTGGCCTGCTGATAGGTCTGCACCAGCTCCGGCGTCGTCCGCAGCCCGCCGCCATTGCCGGTCGGCGTGCGCAGCAGCCGCTCTTCAAACTCCACCAGGTCGGCGAGCTGATCGAGGAACCAGGGGTCGATGTGTGTCAGCGCATGAATTTGCTCGACGGTCCAGCCCAGCTTGAATGCGTAGCGGATGTAGTACAACCGGCCCTGGCACGGCGTGCGGAGCTTTTGCTCCAGCACGTCCGCCGGCACCGGCCAATGCGTCACGGCGTGCTCTTGCGTGTCGGCCGGCGGCTCGCTGAGCGACGTGCCCCCGAACGCGCCCTGCGGCCCCGATTCGTGCCCGAACGCATCGATCCAGACAACGTCCGGCTCGCTCGTCGCGGCTTCGGGTTGGAGCGCATCGAACCACTTGTCGCCCGGGTGCAGACCATACCCAGGGCGCTTGATCTCCATCGAGCGGATCGCTTTCTGAAACGCCTCCTTGAACGTGCGGCCGATGGCCATGGCCTCGCCCACCGACTTCATCGACGTCGTAAGCGTCTCGTCCGCCTCGGGGAATTTCTCGAACGCGAAGCGCGGCATCTTCACGACACAGTAGTCGATCGACGGCTCGAAGCACGCCGACGTGTTCCGCGTGATGTCGTTGTGCAGCTCGTCGAGTGTGTAGCCGATCGCCAGCTTGGTCGCGATCTTGGCGATCGGATAGCCGGTCGCCTTCGATGCCAGCGCGGACGAGCGCGACACGCGCGGGTTCATCTCGATCGCCAGCATCCGCCCGGTTTGCGGATGCACCGCGAACTGAATGTTCGACCCGCCGGTGTCCACGCCCACCGCCCGCATGATCGCGATGGCGGCGTCGCGCATGCGCTGGTATTCCCTGTCGGTCAGCGTCTGCGCCGGCGCCACCGTCACCGAGTCGCCGGTGTGAACACCCATCGGGTCCAGGTTCTCAATGGAGCAGACGACCACCACGTTGTCGCGGCGGTCGCGCATCATCTCGAGCTCGAACTCCTTCCAGCCGGTGAGGTCCTCCTCGATCAGCACCTGCCCGATGGGCGACTGCGCCAGCCCGTCCCGGACGAGCGCTTCGAATTCGGCCGCATTGTGCGCCATGCCGCCGCCCGTGCCACCGAGCGTGTACGCCGGGCGAATGCAGGCTGGCAGCGGGATGACCTCGAGCACGCGGCAGGCCTGCTCGTACGACGTCGCGATGTCGGAACGCGGGCAATCGATGCCGACCGAATTCACCGTGCGCTTGAACTCGTCGCGGTCCTCCGCTCGGCGGATCGTGTCGCAGTCGGCGCCGATCAGCCGCACGTGGTGGCGCGCCAGAATGCCGTGCTCGTGCGCCGCCAGCGCGGTGTTCAGGCCCGTCTGGCCGCCAAGGGTTGGCAGAATGGAATCCACTGGCGTGCCACGCGCGGCCTCGCGGGCGAGGATCTGGTCGAGCACTTCGGGCGTGATCGGCTCCAGGTAGGTCCGCTCAGCCAGCTCCGGGTCGGTCATGATCGTCGCGGGGTTGCTGTTGAGCAGCACAACCGCGATGCCTTCGTCCCGGAGCGCCCGGCAGGCCTGGGTGCCGGAATAGTCGAACTCACAGCCCTGGCCGATGATGATCGGGCCGCTGCCGATGATCAGCACCCGCTGGATGTCCGGTCGCCT encodes the following:
- a CDS encoding serine/threonine protein kinase, with translation MATRDHEKLESLFCAALEKDSWAERSAFLAEACGDDSALRAHVEGLLSAHERVGSFLDVPAVDPDATLKSQPTNELIGTRIGHYRLLQEIGEGGFGVVYLAEQEQPVRRKVALKIIKLGMDTREVIARFEAERQALALMDHPNIARVLDGGATEAGRPYFVMELVKGVRITNYCDEHKLPLAERLRLFLPVCHAIQHAHQKGIIHRDLKPSNVLVTIQDDQPVAKVIDFGIAKATSQRLTEKTLFTGFQQFLGTPEYMSPDQLAGGALDVDTRTDIYSLGVLLYELLVGATPFDSATLRQSSFDEIKRIIREVEPPKLTLRVQTLLARGPDIAVRRQCLPAALPRLLHGDLDWITMKALEKDRTRRYATAKDLADDIERHLRHEPVVAGPPGVTYRVGKFIRRHRVGVLASAIVIAALLSGLSLATTALIQVNRARDALEFERDAAQQARVRAQEHQVRAEAAAAEARKQADRSATINAFLQEMLRSVDPSQALGREVSVRYALDEAARKIEQGALAAQPEVEAAIRMTLGETYAALGLYPVAETHLRAAQETQVRVLGAEHHETLRASRALAGVLRVRGQFAEAEALLRATAATQRRVLGEEHPDTLATMTELALALWGPGRFEEAEVIHRQTLGIQQRVLGEEDRQTIESAAHLGAVCRVLGRLDEAERLLQRALDLSRRTLGEEHPTTADVLTNLGLLREDQRDSAAAEAVFRRAYEIDCQVLGTDHPRTLIAMNNLLRVLQVAGNLDAIRPLIAERLARLQRAAERPTADAAALHAYAWELLHCEPADLRDAQAALPVARRAVELDGGQDAGLLETLALAYRANGDLRQAVDAQRRALAQARAGGPYDRKELEAQLAEYLFESGDFVAAASASWEGLAARLGPALNIHPAPGADVVRRSEALLRDGRYDEAVALLRGCVALREKSLPAGSWLIAETNSQLGAALAASGKLAEAEPLLLGACAALVAREGVPVDNQRRAVSRVVRLYETWGKPAQATEWRQKLEALSGAARDGG
- the carB gene encoding carbamoyl-phosphate synthase large subunit; translation: MPRRPDIQRVLIIGSGPIIIGQGCEFDYSGTQACRALRDEGIAVVLLNSNPATIMTDPELAERTYLEPITPEVLDQILAREAARGTPVDSILPTLGGQTGLNTALAAHEHGILARHHVRLIGADCDTIRRAEDRDEFKRTVNSVGIDCPRSDIATSYEQACRVLEVIPLPACIRPAYTLGGTGGGMAHNAAEFEALVRDGLAQSPIGQVLIEEDLTGWKEFELEMMRDRRDNVVVVCSIENLDPMGVHTGDSVTVAPAQTLTDREYQRMRDAAIAIMRAVGVDTGGSNIQFAVHPQTGRMLAIEMNPRVSRSSALASKATGYPIAKIATKLAIGYTLDELHNDITRNTSACFEPSIDYCVVKMPRFAFEKFPEADETLTTSMKSVGEAMAIGRTFKEAFQKAIRSMEIKRPGYGLHPGDKWFDALQPEAATSEPDVVWIDAFGHESGPQGAFGGTSLSEPPADTQEHAVTHWPVPADVLEQKLRTPCQGRLYYIRYAFKLGWTVEQIHALTHIDPWFLDQLADLVEFEERLLRTPTGNGGGLRTTPELVQTYQQAKARGYSDAQLGHIWRLEAAALRRLRQQLDRPKFKLVDTCAAEFEAQTPYYYSTHERPLAQVVRSADAVRELRRLHESGRKTDLGVAIRGLGIDGAYRARPLDDEHVLVELHDDELRATDKPKVVILGGGPNRIGQGIEFDYCCVHAALAARAQGFETVMINSNPETVSTDYDISDLLFFEPLTHEDVLNICERLNGQPFGANATGNRVVGVVVQFGGQTPLNLAAGLQEAHVPILGTTPGSIHLAEDRERFQQMLQELGLRQPANGIAFSRGQAAEVAERLGYPVLVRPSYVLGGRGMQVCNHAGDVNRYIDGALGATDREVQLSRSSPILIEKFLLDAIEVDVDAIADYGYPGRDPSSGRCDICGIMEHIEEAGIHSGDSCCVLPPYSLSPALVDELKYQVKVMARRLGVCGLMNVQFAIQGGTVYVIEVNPRASRTIPFVSKATGVPWAQIATQVMLGRSLDEALARTNLPAATVVAGTPAGRRADARATSAAAPRHFAVKAPVFPFKKLQTVDFALGPEMKSTGEVMGIDPSYALAFAKALLAAGLRLPTTGRVLVSVCDADKPRVISIARELHELGFEIFSTLKTRDVLLEHHIPAVLVSKHDGRGAPFLLEKINARELDLLINTPIHTGSATEEGRWRVASIRLGIPLITTLAGARAAVDAIKALRAQKMEVAALQDYLSGGWPARAVVAAPEGVH
- a CDS encoding sigma-70 family RNA polymerase sigma factor; translated protein: MTEVTRILEELRRGDRAAVDRLLVAVYDELRRLAAAKLAHERPGQTLQATALVHEAYLRLLGGSGAEFDNSAHFFTAAAEAMRRILVECARRKARIKRGGGRPGREIDEADAIVMPDSIDLVALDEALGKLSGEDPVKAELVKLRYFAGLTVEQAGRVLGISRATADRYWTFARTWLYYEVAKGDQPEAKT
- the carA gene encoding glutamine-hydrolyzing carbamoyl-phosphate synthase small subunit, which produces MRCKLALENGCIFAGQAFGAAGTRAGEVVFNTALTGYQEVFTDPSYCRQIVTMTYPLLGNTGINPEDFEAREPFLAGVVIKELPRRPSNYRATRALDDFLAKHGIVGLADVDTRALTRRLRISGALRGVLSTEIDDDLELVRRAQAAEPMSGANLVPQVATKEVAAWDQPLVRLGDEPAPPRPTAAARIVALDCGIKHNILRHLAEWGGLLTVVPASASAAEIRALRPAGLLVGNGPGDPAAVTDLIATLRSLLGAVPMLGICLGHQLLALAMGAQTYKLSFGHHGANMPVLNRVSGRVEITSQNHGFAVDAASLERAGGTVTHVNLNDGSLEGYLHRDHRIACVQFHPEASPGPHDAGYLFRRFVEGVGTGGDIAAVFAAADRAG